Proteins encoded in a region of the Stieleria neptunia genome:
- a CDS encoding ABC transporter ATP-binding protein, whose product MSQHRTESPSTHTGEIPSPESAPSAPGSSVSAPVLIEGRQVSRHYDEGKVDALAEATFSIGRGHYVAIVGKSGSGKTTLLNMIGGLDRPTSGEIVYDGQPLDAHSDLDRHRSHNVGFVFQSYYLLPNLTAAENIQIPMFEADYGAAERAERAKRLLDQVGLSGRGNHLPSQLSGGESQRVAIARALANGPQLILADEPTGALDSETGDSILQLLEDLNRNQSITLVVVTHDEAVAARADHQLRLADGRIVSP is encoded by the coding sequence ATGTCCCAGCACCGTACCGAATCTCCATCGACGCATACCGGCGAAATTCCGTCACCAGAGTCTGCCCCATCGGCTCCGGGATCAAGCGTTTCCGCCCCCGTCCTGATCGAAGGGCGACAGGTCTCTCGCCATTATGACGAAGGAAAAGTCGATGCGCTCGCCGAGGCGACTTTTTCCATCGGCAGGGGACACTATGTCGCCATCGTCGGCAAGAGCGGAAGCGGAAAAACCACCTTGCTCAACATGATCGGCGGCCTCGACCGCCCCACCTCCGGAGAAATTGTTTACGACGGACAACCGCTCGACGCCCACAGCGACCTCGATCGCCATCGTTCGCACAACGTCGGTTTTGTGTTCCAAAGCTATTACTTGTTGCCAAATCTGACGGCCGCCGAGAACATTCAAATCCCGATGTTCGAGGCAGACTACGGCGCCGCCGAGCGCGCCGAACGGGCGAAACGCTTGCTCGATCAAGTCGGCTTGTCGGGCCGCGGAAACCATTTGCCCAGCCAACTCTCCGGCGGCGAATCGCAACGCGTAGCCATCGCCCGGGCACTCGCCAATGGGCCCCAGTTGATTCTGGCCGACGAACCGACCGGGGCCCTCGACAGCGAGACGGGCGACTCGATTCTGCAGCTGCTCGAAGACCTCAATCGCAACCAATCGATCACCTTGGTCGTCGTCACCCACGACGAAGCCGTCGCCGCCCGAGCCGATCACCAGCTGCGTCTGGCCGACGGACGCATCGTCAGCCCGTAG
- a CDS encoding DEAD/DEAH box helicase, giving the protein MFQVEVSELSLPTIETVSIPIRLPKLATQTRGFQFPDSARWIPPKTASPENSAAAPAASKRKSDSKRKHNRIKPPSDIVKLQDRLYYLLQPPLDLLVGSGQLNFPFEPFPYQLDGMAFLFPRYAGILADEMGLGKTMQAISTIRLLLCSGEVRSVLLVCPKPLVTNWLREFSVWAPEIPIAAIEGNSAKREFQWRSPQVPVKVANYELLMRDQSILTDDSMHFDLVVLDEAQRIKNRSSTTSLVVRSIPRTRSWALTGTPVENCPDDLVGIFEFLSPGYLKPGMPMPQIAKQAGDYILRRTKDMVLDDMPPKLYRDAELDLTPEQWSTYESAEKEGVLYLENLEQSLTIQHVFELVLRLKQICNFDPVTGSSCKLERLVADVEEVAASGKKAIVFSQWVKSLDKIRDALEPYGPLEYHGKIPQKKRNTVIDRFKEDPNAHVILMSYGAGSVGLNLQFCEYVFLFDRWWNPAIEDQAINRAHRLGAAGAVTVTKMMAMNTIEQRINDVLDQKREMFDALFSSSETPTRNVGLSREEIFGLFDLRAPCGKKVA; this is encoded by the coding sequence ATGTTCCAAGTCGAAGTCAGTGAGCTGTCGCTGCCGACGATTGAAACGGTATCGATCCCGATCCGGCTGCCCAAATTGGCGACGCAAACGCGTGGATTTCAGTTCCCGGATTCCGCGCGTTGGATTCCACCCAAAACCGCATCGCCGGAGAACTCAGCGGCTGCACCGGCCGCGTCCAAACGTAAGTCGGATTCCAAACGAAAGCACAACCGGATCAAGCCGCCGTCGGACATCGTCAAACTGCAAGACCGGCTGTACTACTTGCTGCAACCCCCGTTGGACCTGTTGGTCGGCAGCGGGCAGCTGAATTTTCCCTTCGAGCCGTTTCCGTACCAGTTGGACGGCATGGCGTTTCTGTTTCCTCGCTACGCCGGCATCTTGGCGGACGAAATGGGGCTGGGGAAAACGATGCAGGCGATCAGCACGATCCGGTTGTTGCTGTGCAGCGGCGAAGTCCGCAGCGTGCTGTTGGTTTGCCCAAAGCCGCTGGTGACGAACTGGTTGCGCGAGTTCAGCGTCTGGGCGCCGGAGATCCCGATCGCGGCGATCGAAGGCAATTCGGCCAAACGGGAATTCCAATGGCGTTCGCCCCAGGTTCCCGTCAAGGTCGCAAATTATGAATTGTTGATGCGCGACCAATCAATCCTGACGGACGATTCGATGCATTTTGATTTGGTGGTGCTCGACGAAGCCCAGCGGATCAAAAATCGCAGCAGCACGACCAGCCTGGTCGTTCGCAGCATCCCACGGACGCGATCATGGGCTTTGACGGGAACTCCGGTGGAAAACTGCCCGGACGATCTGGTCGGTATTTTCGAATTCCTTTCACCGGGCTACCTGAAGCCCGGCATGCCGATGCCCCAGATCGCCAAGCAAGCCGGGGACTATATCTTGCGTCGCACCAAAGACATGGTGCTCGACGACATGCCACCGAAACTGTATCGCGACGCGGAATTGGATCTGACGCCGGAACAATGGTCGACTTATGAATCGGCGGAAAAGGAAGGCGTGTTGTATCTGGAAAACCTGGAGCAGTCGTTGACGATTCAGCACGTCTTCGAGTTGGTGTTGCGGCTAAAGCAAATCTGCAACTTCGACCCCGTCACCGGCAGCAGTTGCAAGCTGGAACGATTGGTCGCCGACGTGGAAGAAGTGGCCGCGAGCGGCAAGAAGGCGATCGTGTTCAGTCAGTGGGTCAAGAGTCTGGATAAAATCCGCGACGCGCTGGAGCCCTATGGGCCGCTGGAATACCACGGCAAGATCCCGCAAAAGAAACGCAACACGGTGATCGACCGATTCAAGGAAGACCCCAACGCGCACGTGATCCTGATGAGCTACGGGGCGGGCAGTGTCGGATTGAATCTGCAGTTCTGTGAATACGTGTTCTTGTTCGACCGCTGGTGGAATCCGGCGATCGAAGACCAGGCGATCAACCGCGCCCACCGGCTGGGCGCCGCCGGAGCCGTCACGGTGACGAAGATGATGGCGATGAACACGATCGAACAGCGGATCAACGACGTGCTGGATCAAAAGCGTGAGATGTTTGACGCGCTGTTCTCCTCCAGCGAAACGCCGACGCGAAACGTGGGACTGAGTCGGGAAGAGATTTTTGGGCTGTTCGATTTGCGGGCGCCCTGTGGGAAGAAAGTGGCGTGA